A genomic stretch from Octopus bimaculoides isolate UCB-OBI-ISO-001 chromosome 15, ASM119413v2, whole genome shotgun sequence includes:
- the LOC106878498 gene encoding ATP synthase subunit alpha, mitochondrial has protein sequence MLAARVTATLARNIPRAATKVCTNALGAGTIAIRKFSATTPSRAAGAEVSSILEERILGQSAKADLEETGKVLSIGDGIARVYGLKNIQAEEMVEFSSGLKGMALNLEPDNVGVVVFGNDKLIKEGDIVKRTGAIVDVPVGPELLSRVVDALGNVIDGKGNLAAPKRARVGIKAPGIIPRISVREPMQTGIKAVDSLVPIGRGQRELIIGDRQTGKTAIAIDTIINQKRFNEGTDESKKLYCIYVAIGQKRSTVAQIVKRLTDADAMKYTIVVSATASDAAPLQYLAPYSGCAMGEYFRDNGSHALIIYDDLSKQAVAYRQMSLLLRRPPGREAYPGDVFYLHSRLLERAAKLNQDHGGGSLTALPVIETQAGDVSAYIPTNVISITDGQIFLETELFYKGIRPAINVGLSVSRVGSAAQTKAMKQVAGSMKLELAQYREVEAFAQFGSDLDQSTQNLLNRGVRLTELLKQGQYCPMAIEEQVATIYAGVRGYLDKLEPSKITLFESQFSKHVQATQQELLKQIREDGQITPESDTKLKAVVTDFLSGFSP, from the exons ATGTTAGCTGCACGGGTTACTGCCACTCTAGCCAGGAATATTCCAAGGGCAGCCACTAAG GTCTGCACCAATGCCCTTGGAGCTGGCACTATTGCGATCAGGAAATTCTCTGCCACCACACCCTCTAGGGCTGCTG GTGCTGAGGTCTCTTCAATCCTTGAAGAGAGAATCCTTGGTCAATCTGCCAAAGCAGACCTTGAAGAAACTGGCAAAGTCTTATCAATTGGTGATGGTATCGCCCGTGTCTATGGACTGAAGAATATCCAGGCTGAGGAGATGGTAGAGTTCTCCAGTGGCCTTAAG GGTATGGCTCTTAACTTGGAACCTGATAACGTTGGTGTTGTCGTCTTTGGTAACGACAAACTGATTAAAGAAGGTGACATTGTGAAAAGAACTGGAGCCATTGTCGATGTTCCTGTTGGACCAGAGCTTCTTAGTCGTGTTGTTGATGCTTTGGGTAACGTCATTGATGGAAAG GGCAATTTGGCTGCTCCTAAGCGTGCTCGTGTCGGTATAAAAGCCCCAGGTATCATTCCTAGGATATCTGTACGCGAGCCCATGCAAACTGGCATCAAAGCTGTTGATAGCTTGGTCCCTATTGGCCGAGGTCAGCGAGAGTTGATCATTGGTGACAGGCAGACTGG CAAAACTGCCATTGCTATTGACACCATCATCAACCAGAAGCGTTTCAACGAGGGCACTGACGAGTCCAAGAAACTTTACTGTATCTACGTTGCTATTGGCCAGAAAAGATCCACTGTAGCTCAGATTGTCAAGCGACTGACAGATGCCG ATGCTATGAAATATACAATTGTTGTGAGTGCCACAGCCTCTGATGCTGCTCCATTGCAGTATCTGGCTCCTTACTCTGGCTGTGCCATGGGAGAATACTTCAGAGACAATGGATCCCATGCTCTCATCATTTATGATGATCTTTCCAAACAG gcTGTTGCCTACCGTCAGATGTCTCTGTTGCTGCGTCGTCCCCCCGGACGTGAAGCTTATCCTGGTGATGTATTCTACCTTCACTCTAGATTGTTGGAAAGAGCTGCTAAACTGAACCAAGACCATGGTGGTGGCTCCCTCACTGCTCTGCCAGTCATTGAGACCCAGGCTGGTGATGTGTCTGCCTATATTCCAACTAATGTCATCTCTATTACCGATGGACAGATCTTCTTGGAAACTGAATTGTTCTACAAAGGTATCAGACCTGCTATCAATGTAGGTTTGTCTGTGAGTCGTGTCGGCTCTGCTGCTCAGACCAAAGCCATGAAACAG GTGGCTGGCTCTATGAAACTCGAGTTGGCTCAGTATCGTGAAGTTGAAGCTTTCGCTCAGTTTGGATCTGATTTAGACCAGTCTACTCAAAACCTTTTGAACAGGGGTGTCAGGTTGACAGAGTTACTCAAACAAGGCCAGTATT GTCCTATGGCTATTGAAGAACAGGTTGCAACCATTTATGCTGGTGTGAGAGGTTATTTGGACAAGTTGGAGCCATCTAAGATTACCCTTTTTGAGAGCCAGTTCTCTAAGCATGTGCAAGCTACCCAACAGGAGCTCTTGAAGCAGATCCGTGAAGATGGTCAAATCACACCTGAAAGTGATACCAAATTAAAAGCTGTTGTAACTGATTTCCTTTCTGGCTTCTCTCCTTAA